The proteins below are encoded in one region of Aquisphaera giovannonii:
- a CDS encoding glycosyltransferase yields the protein MPNRTDLDTSVVITAHREGWFSHRTLRSVRRAVAFAAERGVNAEVVAVLDRPDALTRSFFRDQADVRCHEVDLGDRGAARNFGVRQSTGRYINPLDGEDLLGRTWLWKAFCGAERAGHPAAWTPEISVIFEDQIVVWRHPSSDDPDFRPERLVDDRQWLPSLLVPREIALRIPFAECPLDSGFGSEDWHWHCELLAAGVAIRAVEGTTFFRRRCPTSRSEIHSRGDAIHPPTRLFDPQGMVLPEIRLARTAAEEAHEVERVMPIEEQPPTEPAPARPRSSLKVAYRSLVKPYVPASFDSALRRLYLSTFPMGGKQWARGKARAIRSGAGALARRAAGRSGEAEGGIVPSWPQELPQSHPAPASDQAPANPTFPHPADHLPGWLVEDWKDIHSVEPHLFPSREQLGGARWGLEAAESPVGAAYADACRRLGEPWPSHVFLVPWLTTGGSDLTALNYVHALHDQRQAARIAMLATEDRDSTWADRLPPGVDFLPIGQLYRDLSFPERKALLVRLLLQMKPRMIHNLNSWVGNEAFISHGKALSQNSHLVGHVFCYDMTREGQRVGYPVNHAPRYFDVASAVISDNQTLLDEMQEIYGLDPARLLAHYQPVVLKERRPPRVASSTGPLKILWAGRLDYQKRVDVLNAIADACAGEDFEIHAYGSHVLDRDTPFPQGPNLTYHGPYNGFESLPAHEFDVFLYTSQWDGLPNVLQEAMSRGLVVVASSAGGVKELIRPGETGYLIDPFDDVQAYRAALREVDRDRAGAARMVWEGYRRLLDQHSPERFARDVAATPGYRSGPLRAEITAA from the coding sequence ATGCCGAATCGAACCGACCTCGACACGTCCGTCGTGATCACCGCGCATCGCGAGGGCTGGTTCTCCCACCGCACCCTCCGGAGCGTACGCCGGGCGGTGGCATTCGCGGCCGAGCGAGGGGTGAACGCGGAGGTCGTGGCGGTCCTGGATCGGCCCGACGCCCTCACGCGATCCTTTTTCCGGGATCAGGCCGACGTGAGGTGCCACGAGGTTGACCTCGGCGATCGCGGGGCGGCCCGGAACTTCGGCGTCCGGCAGTCGACGGGTCGATACATCAATCCCCTCGACGGTGAGGACCTGCTCGGCCGCACCTGGTTGTGGAAGGCGTTCTGCGGCGCGGAGCGGGCCGGCCACCCCGCCGCCTGGACGCCGGAGATCAGCGTGATCTTCGAAGATCAGATCGTCGTCTGGAGGCATCCCTCCTCGGACGATCCGGACTTCCGGCCCGAACGACTCGTCGACGATCGCCAGTGGCTGCCCAGCCTCCTGGTGCCCCGCGAGATCGCGCTGCGGATCCCTTTCGCGGAATGCCCCCTCGATTCCGGCTTCGGCTCGGAAGACTGGCACTGGCACTGCGAGTTGCTGGCCGCCGGGGTGGCGATCAGGGCGGTCGAGGGCACGACCTTCTTCCGTCGTCGCTGCCCCACCTCGCGATCGGAGATCCACAGCCGGGGCGACGCGATCCATCCGCCCACCCGGCTCTTCGACCCTCAGGGGATGGTCCTGCCCGAAATTCGACTCGCACGTACCGCCGCCGAAGAGGCCCATGAAGTCGAGCGGGTGATGCCGATCGAGGAACAGCCCCCGACCGAGCCCGCGCCCGCCCGGCCTCGTTCCTCCCTGAAGGTGGCGTATCGGTCATTGGTCAAACCGTACGTGCCGGCATCTTTTGATTCGGCCCTGCGACGCCTGTACCTCTCCACGTTCCCGATGGGTGGCAAGCAGTGGGCCCGCGGGAAGGCGCGGGCCATCAGGTCTGGCGCCGGCGCTCTCGCGCGTCGGGCGGCGGGTCGATCGGGGGAGGCCGAAGGGGGGATCGTCCCGTCCTGGCCTCAGGAGCTCCCGCAGTCCCATCCCGCTCCCGCGTCGGATCAGGCGCCCGCGAATCCGACGTTCCCGCATCCGGCCGACCACCTGCCCGGGTGGCTGGTCGAGGACTGGAAGGACATCCATTCGGTCGAACCTCACCTGTTCCCCTCCAGGGAGCAACTCGGGGGCGCCCGGTGGGGCCTCGAGGCCGCCGAGTCGCCCGTGGGTGCGGCCTATGCCGATGCGTGCCGCCGCCTGGGCGAACCCTGGCCCAGCCACGTCTTCCTCGTGCCCTGGCTCACGACCGGCGGGTCGGATCTCACGGCCCTGAATTACGTCCATGCGCTGCACGACCAGCGGCAGGCCGCCCGCATCGCGATGCTGGCGACCGAGGACCGGGACTCGACCTGGGCCGATCGCCTGCCCCCCGGCGTGGACTTCCTGCCGATCGGGCAGCTCTATCGCGACCTGAGCTTCCCCGAGCGCAAGGCGCTGCTGGTGCGCCTGCTCCTCCAGATGAAGCCGCGGATGATCCACAACCTGAACTCATGGGTCGGGAACGAGGCGTTCATCAGCCACGGGAAGGCCCTTTCCCAGAACTCGCACCTCGTGGGGCACGTCTTCTGCTACGACATGACGCGCGAGGGGCAACGCGTCGGCTATCCCGTCAACCACGCGCCGCGATACTTCGACGTCGCCTCGGCGGTGATCAGCGACAATCAGACGCTGCTCGACGAGATGCAGGAGATCTACGGGCTGGACCCGGCCCGTCTGCTGGCCCACTATCAGCCCGTCGTCCTGAAGGAGAGGCGTCCGCCGCGGGTCGCCTCGTCGACCGGGCCGCTCAAGATCCTGTGGGCCGGCCGGCTCGATTATCAGAAGCGCGTCGACGTCCTCAACGCCATCGCCGACGCCTGCGCCGGGGAGGATTTCGAGATCCACGCCTACGGCAGCCACGTGCTCGACCGGGATACGCCCTTCCCTCAGGGCCCTAACCTGACCTACCACGGGCCCTACAACGGCTTCGAGAGCCTGCCGGCGCACGAGTTCGACGTCTTCCTCTACACGTCGCAATGGGACGGCCTGCCCAACGTCCTCCAGGAGGCCATGTCCCGCGGCCTGGTCGTCGTCGCCTCCAGCGCCGGCGGCGTCAAGGAGCTGATCCGCCCGGGCGAGACGGGCTACCTCATCGATCCGTTCGACGATGTGCAAGCCTACCGGGCGGCACTCCGAGAAGTCGACCGGGACCGCGCCGGCGCGGCGCGGATGGTCTGGGAGGGATACCGACGGCTCCTCGACCAGCACTCGCCCGAGCGATTCGCTCGGGACGTCGCCGCGACGCCCGGCTATCGGAGCGGCCCGCTCCGTGCGGAGATCACGGCGGCCTGA
- a CDS encoding glycosyltransferase: MLTSTIHDEFPDESLATRPGAGLHRSARGGVDATGPLRVCIASHCLLGPVREGAIAGHYMALAQALLDAGHDVTFLYTGGPLGEASSIGEWIGRYAEAGLRVVPLPGPRLPINNHYESCISYLTYEWLREHDEFDVVHFHEWRGIGYYSLLAKHQGLAFRRATLCVGVHGPSLWVKQSNHELLDRVLDLEVDYLERQSVALADVVTSTSRYMLEWLTQQRWALPSACDVRSILRPALPRTGRVREAAPPTAGEGRVEELVFFGRLEGGKGLALFCDALDRLAAGPSRPFHVTFLGHDGIVEGQHGLGYIRHRSQRWPFPWRAMAELDDAGAIDYLSRPGRLAVLPSLMENSAIAVHQCLAAGIPFLASDVGGIPELVRAEDRPAVLVQPRPSPLAERMRAALDRPARPARPAFDEQADRRAWLEWHADAARLAAAAPTTGGRHDGEARPRVSVCIAHFNRPEYLRLALESVEAQDYPDFEVIVVDDGSTLPAAVAYLDSLEPKFAARGWQILRQGNLYPGAARNNAARHATGQYLMFMDDDNVAKPHELSRFVQVAEQTGADILTCFMEVVESDDPIDLDRAPSSMTLFLGDCLSVGALYNCLGDTNSLVRRDSFLAVGGLTEDWGHNHEDMEFYARAIFKGLRLLVVPEALFLYRSSTSSLIKTSSEYLNSMRGLRPYSENLPVPISQIVSYAVAQAKKELSPPPPPPPPVVEPPAPVELPLRYRLADRINLLARRAGPVHGAARASLVLGLGIARRMRRFARGLGEMARARGAGRDSSPTPRLVAPRGPHKRVRDGAPRR, encoded by the coding sequence ATGTTGACATCAACAATCCACGACGAGTTTCCCGATGAGTCCCTGGCCACGCGTCCCGGCGCCGGTCTCCATCGGTCGGCCCGCGGGGGCGTCGACGCGACGGGGCCGTTGCGGGTCTGCATCGCGAGCCATTGCCTGCTGGGCCCGGTCCGGGAGGGCGCCATCGCGGGCCACTACATGGCCCTGGCCCAGGCGCTCCTGGACGCCGGCCACGACGTGACCTTCCTGTACACCGGCGGCCCCCTCGGCGAGGCGAGCTCGATCGGGGAATGGATCGGACGCTACGCGGAGGCGGGATTGCGCGTCGTCCCCCTCCCGGGGCCGCGTCTTCCCATCAACAACCACTACGAGTCATGCATCTCCTACCTGACGTACGAGTGGCTGAGGGAGCATGACGAGTTCGACGTCGTGCATTTCCACGAATGGCGGGGCATCGGCTACTACAGCCTGCTGGCCAAGCATCAGGGGCTGGCCTTCCGGCGGGCCACCCTCTGCGTCGGGGTGCACGGCCCGTCGCTGTGGGTCAAGCAGAGCAACCACGAGCTCCTCGATCGGGTGCTCGACCTGGAGGTGGACTACCTGGAGCGTCAGAGCGTGGCCCTGGCCGACGTGGTGACCAGCACGAGCCGCTACATGCTCGAGTGGCTCACGCAGCAGCGATGGGCCCTGCCATCGGCCTGCGACGTCCGGTCCATCCTGCGACCGGCCCTCCCGCGGACGGGTCGCGTGCGCGAGGCGGCTCCGCCGACGGCCGGCGAGGGCCGGGTCGAGGAGCTGGTCTTCTTCGGCCGGCTCGAGGGGGGCAAGGGGCTGGCCCTGTTCTGCGACGCCCTGGACCGGCTCGCGGCCGGCCCATCGCGGCCCTTCCACGTCACATTCCTGGGCCATGACGGGATCGTCGAGGGGCAGCACGGCCTGGGATACATCCGGCACCGATCGCAACGCTGGCCGTTCCCCTGGCGGGCGATGGCGGAGCTGGACGATGCCGGGGCGATCGACTACCTGAGTCGGCCGGGCCGGCTGGCGGTCCTCCCCTCGCTGATGGAAAACTCCGCGATCGCGGTGCACCAGTGCCTCGCGGCCGGCATCCCGTTCCTGGCCAGCGACGTCGGCGGGATCCCCGAGCTCGTGAGGGCCGAGGATCGCCCGGCGGTCCTCGTCCAGCCGAGGCCCTCGCCCCTGGCCGAGCGTATGAGGGCGGCGCTCGACCGGCCGGCGCGTCCGGCGCGGCCGGCGTTCGACGAGCAGGCCGACCGCAGGGCGTGGCTGGAGTGGCACGCCGACGCGGCCCGTCTCGCGGCCGCGGCCCCCACGACCGGCGGGCGGCACGACGGGGAGGCACGACCGCGGGTCAGCGTCTGCATCGCCCACTTCAACCGGCCGGAATACCTCCGGCTCGCGCTGGAGTCGGTGGAGGCGCAGGACTATCCCGACTTCGAGGTGATCGTCGTGGACGACGGCAGCACGCTGCCGGCCGCGGTCGCCTACCTGGACTCCCTGGAGCCGAAGTTCGCCGCCCGGGGATGGCAGATCCTGCGGCAGGGCAATCTCTATCCGGGCGCGGCGAGGAACAACGCGGCGCGGCATGCCACCGGCCAGTACCTGATGTTCATGGACGACGACAACGTCGCGAAGCCTCACGAGCTCTCGCGGTTCGTCCAGGTGGCGGAGCAGACGGGGGCCGACATCCTCACATGCTTCATGGAAGTCGTCGAGTCGGACGACCCGATCGACCTCGACCGGGCCCCCAGCAGCATGACGCTCTTCCTCGGCGACTGCCTGAGCGTCGGGGCCCTCTACAATTGCCTGGGCGATACGAACTCCCTGGTGCGCCGCGACTCCTTCCTGGCCGTCGGAGGGCTCACCGAGGACTGGGGGCATAACCACGAGGACATGGAATTCTACGCCCGCGCGATCTTCAAGGGCCTCCGCCTCCTCGTCGTCCCCGAGGCGCTCTTCCTCTATCGGTCGAGCACGAGCAGCCTGATCAAGACGTCCTCGGAGTACCTGAACAGCATGCGGGGGCTGCGTCCCTACTCCGAGAACCTCCCCGTGCCGATCTCGCAGATCGTGAGCTACGCGGTCGCGCAGGCCAAGAAGGAGCTCTCGCCGCCCCCGCCCCCACCCCCGCCCGTGGTCGAGCCGCCCGCCCCGGTCGAGTTGCCGCTCCGATATCGGCTCGCCGATCGCATCAACCTCCTCGCCAGGAGGGCCGGGCCCGTCCATGGTGCCGCAAGGGCCTCCCTCGTGCTCGGCCTCGGTATCGCCCGACGCATGCGGCGATTCGCGCGAGGCCTCGGTGAGATGGCCCGGGCTCGTGGCGCCGGCCGGGACAGCTCGCCGACGCCGCGTCTCGTGGCACCGAGAGGGCCGCACAAGCGAGTGCGCGACGGCGCGCCGCGTCGGTGA
- a CDS encoding glycosyltransferase, with product MDKDEIVQAAAGESGHGCGSGPGSRPDAGGHPGGDTGPSRGYDAGVGRSVGSVAATEGETPGGGPRADRWWEPDRRLRIEHSELRSAYLALSREERALQAEARSMRERLASLEPGYAALVEQVGAFERGLGGLLLRKARGARRRIFREGRLSGRCWRLASRFAATLIASGPRVAVGKAAKKVRAKIRGPQPALDPEVRVAEAVPVEAIRVEAIRVEETPPAIREGFLDLPWRYLGAGAPGARGPGGHFKVLIVSHNGSRTGAPLCLLELAERLGRSPDFECWVVLRQGGELADDFARAAPTLDAEAMAGEGRDASEMPGLIARRFREFASRGVAICNTAEVSAFHAAFAEQRVPVLAWVHELSVCIAHIGGQATIDRIFAASRRVIVPADAVRDSLIARYSVDPDRLRTLYYGLEPRTLDLAQFRPMMRQQVRRELGIPEDAPIVLGCGTADFRKGTDLFAQLCRLVLLRSEAGEPSSDAWFVWLGSFGTAYSPMWLAHDGQHGPGMSRLIMAGPRDSTAAYFLAADLFALTSREDPCPFVNLEAMESGLAVVAFEDAGGAPEVLKEAGSCVPYLDVAAMADAVRALLNDPARRTAMGRRGQATIREHFTWDRFMEEFTEILRTDYDYHPSAPLKVSVIVPNYRHARYLERRLRGIFNQTLRPHEIIFLDNASPDDSVEVARRLAGESPVPMRIVVNEENNGSTFIQWMKGLSLATGDLVWIAEADDDCHPQLLERLVPGFYDPEVTLAYCQSAIIGPDDEVLEGDFLKYTDGLSPDRWRSPFCVPGNEEAELALSQINTIPNASAVVFRRPEGRPEFADELETMRFAGDWLFYAMQLRGGKITYVPQVLNLFRRHPQTNTHQVVRGDTYVEETLHVRARIMETYPLSIHSIASALARSAVEYDHLTREHQLDRPVFTANPRAQGPLRRIRDHLRRRHEASGRTGPGVLLVVGGLGPSGEAHAAIDLANSLAPDHRVYLCNARPWDYDPDVAARVADDVVRLEGTLGVGITTLAGDPPGAGTLSGQSARCKLLRELMRSHAIDVVHSFSRAADRLVLDIMDDLDLPWFTHLGDVTRDADFPILQHAARSAAGIFHEARADDGVTRQLSQPSGPRLIELPDPADPISLASVCSGAYARACEAGPGRPRESTSRTSRVA from the coding sequence ATGGACAAGGACGAAATCGTGCAGGCCGCGGCGGGCGAATCGGGACATGGCTGCGGATCAGGGCCGGGATCGCGGCCAGACGCCGGGGGGCATCCCGGCGGGGACACCGGTCCGTCGCGGGGCTATGACGCCGGCGTGGGGCGATCCGTCGGCTCCGTCGCCGCGACCGAAGGCGAGACACCGGGGGGCGGCCCGCGGGCCGACCGGTGGTGGGAGCCCGACCGGAGGCTCAGGATTGAGCACTCGGAATTGCGGTCGGCGTACCTTGCGTTGAGCCGCGAGGAACGGGCCCTCCAGGCCGAGGCCCGCTCGATGAGGGAGCGCCTCGCGTCCCTGGAGCCGGGCTACGCGGCGCTGGTCGAGCAGGTCGGGGCGTTTGAACGGGGCCTGGGCGGGCTCCTCCTCCGGAAGGCCCGGGGCGCCCGTCGCAGGATCTTCCGGGAGGGCCGGCTGTCGGGTCGTTGCTGGCGCCTCGCGTCGCGGTTCGCGGCCACCCTGATCGCCTCGGGCCCCAGGGTCGCGGTCGGGAAGGCGGCCAAGAAAGTCCGGGCGAAGATCCGCGGGCCCCAACCGGCCCTCGACCCCGAGGTCCGGGTCGCCGAGGCCGTTCCCGTCGAGGCCATCCGCGTCGAGGCCATCCGCGTCGAGGAGACCCCGCCCGCGATTCGCGAGGGGTTCCTGGACTTGCCCTGGCGATACCTCGGGGCCGGGGCCCCCGGCGCCAGGGGCCCGGGCGGCCATTTCAAGGTCCTGATCGTCTCCCACAACGGCAGCCGGACCGGGGCGCCGCTCTGCTTGCTCGAGCTCGCGGAGAGGCTGGGCCGGTCGCCGGACTTCGAGTGCTGGGTCGTGCTGAGGCAGGGCGGCGAACTGGCCGACGACTTCGCCCGGGCGGCCCCCACGCTGGACGCCGAGGCGATGGCCGGCGAGGGCCGGGACGCCTCGGAGATGCCGGGGCTCATCGCGCGACGCTTCCGCGAGTTCGCCAGCCGGGGCGTCGCGATCTGCAACACCGCGGAGGTGAGCGCCTTCCACGCGGCCTTCGCGGAGCAGAGGGTCCCCGTCCTGGCGTGGGTCCACGAGCTCTCCGTGTGCATCGCTCACATCGGCGGGCAGGCGACGATCGACCGGATCTTCGCCGCCTCGCGGCGCGTCATCGTCCCCGCCGATGCGGTGCGCGACTCGCTGATCGCCCGGTACTCGGTCGACCCCGACCGCCTGCGGACCCTGTATTACGGGCTGGAGCCTCGGACGCTCGACCTGGCCCAGTTCCGGCCGATGATGCGCCAGCAGGTGCGTCGCGAGCTCGGGATCCCGGAGGATGCCCCCATCGTCCTGGGGTGCGGGACGGCCGATTTCCGCAAGGGGACCGACCTGTTCGCCCAGCTCTGCCGGCTCGTCCTGTTGCGTAGCGAGGCCGGGGAGCCGTCCTCCGATGCGTGGTTCGTCTGGCTCGGCTCGTTCGGCACCGCATACTCCCCGATGTGGCTGGCCCACGACGGGCAGCACGGGCCCGGCATGAGCCGGCTGATCATGGCCGGCCCTCGCGACTCGACGGCCGCCTACTTCCTGGCGGCCGACCTGTTCGCGCTGACGTCCCGCGAGGACCCCTGCCCCTTCGTCAACCTCGAGGCGATGGAGAGCGGCCTGGCCGTCGTGGCGTTCGAAGACGCCGGCGGCGCCCCCGAGGTCCTGAAGGAGGCGGGCTCCTGCGTGCCCTACCTGGACGTCGCCGCCATGGCGGACGCGGTCCGGGCCCTGCTGAATGACCCCGCGAGGCGGACCGCCATGGGCCGGCGGGGGCAGGCCACGATCCGAGAGCACTTCACCTGGGACCGCTTCATGGAGGAGTTCACGGAGATCCTCCGTACGGACTACGACTACCATCCCTCGGCCCCGCTCAAGGTCTCGGTCATCGTGCCGAATTACCGCCACGCCCGATACCTCGAGCGGCGGCTCCGGGGCATCTTCAACCAGACGCTCCGGCCCCATGAGATCATCTTCCTGGACAATGCCTCCCCGGACGACAGCGTGGAAGTGGCGCGGCGCCTCGCGGGCGAGTCGCCCGTGCCGATGAGGATCGTCGTCAACGAGGAGAACAACGGCAGCACGTTCATCCAGTGGATGAAGGGCCTGAGCCTCGCCACCGGCGACCTGGTGTGGATCGCCGAAGCGGACGACGACTGCCACCCCCAGCTCCTGGAGCGGCTGGTCCCGGGTTTCTACGATCCGGAGGTGACGCTCGCCTACTGCCAGTCGGCGATCATCGGCCCCGACGATGAGGTGCTTGAGGGGGATTTCCTGAAGTACACCGACGGCCTCTCGCCCGATCGCTGGCGGTCGCCCTTCTGCGTCCCCGGGAACGAGGAAGCGGAGCTGGCGCTGAGCCAGATCAACACGATCCCCAACGCGAGCGCGGTCGTCTTCCGCCGCCCCGAGGGCCGTCCCGAGTTCGCCGACGAGCTGGAGACGATGCGGTTCGCGGGGGACTGGCTCTTCTACGCGATGCAGCTCCGCGGGGGCAAGATCACCTACGTGCCCCAGGTGCTGAACCTCTTCCGCCGCCACCCCCAGACGAACACCCATCAGGTGGTACGCGGGGACACCTATGTGGAGGAGACGCTCCACGTCCGTGCCAGGATCATGGAGACGTACCCGCTCTCGATCCACTCCATCGCCTCCGCCCTGGCCCGCTCCGCGGTCGAGTACGACCACCTGACGCGGGAGCACCAGCTGGATCGGCCCGTCTTCACGGCCAATCCCCGGGCCCAGGGCCCCTTGCGGCGGATTCGCGATCATCTCCGACGGCGGCACGAGGCCAGCGGGCGGACCGGGCCGGGCGTCCTGCTGGTGGTCGGAGGCCTCGGGCCATCGGGCGAGGCCCACGCGGCGATCGACCTCGCCAATTCGCTCGCGCCCGACCATCGCGTGTACCTCTGCAATGCGCGACCCTGGGACTACGATCCCGATGTCGCGGCCCGCGTGGCCGATGACGTCGTCCGCCTCGAAGGGACACTCGGGGTCGGCATCACGACGCTCGCCGGCGACCCACCCGGGGCGGGCACCCTCTCCGGCCAGTCGGCCCGCTGCAAGCTGCTGAGGGAGCTCATGCGGAGCCATGCGATCGACGTCGTCCATTCGTTCTCGAGGGCTGCCGACCGCCTCGTCCTGGACATCATGGACGACCTGGACCTCCCCTGGTTCACCCACCTCGGGGACGTGACCCGGGATGCAGACTTCCCCATCCTCCAGCACGCGGCGAGATCGGCCGCGGGCATCTTCCATGAGGCCCGGGCCGACGACGGAGTGACGCGGCAGCTCTCCCAGCCCTCCGGGCCGCGGCTGATCGAACTGCCGGATCCCGCGGACCCGATCTCCTTGGCCTCGGTCTGCTCGGGGGCCTACGCCCG
- a CDS encoding TubC N-terminal docking domain-related protein codes for MTLYELTEALAARGIELSLRLVVDAPRGAVTDELRAALAIHKPHLLACLGREAQWEALSTQRWGPALRPPTVEDRYEAEERVAIQTEDQT; via the coding sequence ATGACGCTCTACGAACTGACGGAGGCGCTGGCCGCAAGGGGGATCGAGTTGTCGCTGCGGCTGGTGGTGGACGCCCCCCGTGGAGCTGTCACGGACGAGCTACGCGCCGCCCTGGCGATCCACAAACCGCACCTGCTGGCCTGCCTCGGGAGGGAGGCGCAGTGGGAAGCACTGTCCACGCAACGATGGGGGCCGGCCCTCCGGCCGCCTACGGTCGAGGACCGCTACGAAGCCGAGGAGAGGGTGGCGATACAGACGGAGGATCAAACGTGA